From the Sebastes umbrosus isolate fSebUmb1 chromosome 23, fSebUmb1.pri, whole genome shotgun sequence genome, the window tgaaaaatgtccgaaaaaaaagatctgaaaaaaagaatctgaaaaaaaagaatctgaaaaaaaatatctgaaaaatgtctaaaaaaaaatgtctgaaaaactgtccgaaaaaaaatctgaaaaaaaatatctgaaaaatgttcaaaaaaaaagtctgaaaaaatgtccgaaaaaaaagaatctgaaaaaaaagtctgaataaaaagatctgaaaaaagtctgaaaaaaaagatctgaaaaatgtctaaaaaaaaatgtccgaaaaaaagtccaaaaaaaatgtccgaaaaaaaagatctgaaaaatttccgaaaaaaagatctgaaaaaatgtccgaaaaaaagtctgaaaaaaaagatctaaaaaattttcgaaaaaaagtctgaaaaaaaagatctgaaaaatgtctgaaaaaatgtccgaaaaaaaagatccgaaaaatgtctgaaaaaaatgtctgaaaaaatgtccaaaataaaagtctgaaaagaaatatctgaaaaatgtcagaaaaaaaaatctgaaaaatgtctgaaaaaaatatctgaaacaatttccgaaaaaaaagatctgaaacatttctgaaaaaatgtcagaaaaaaaagatctgaaaaaagtctgaaaaaaaagatctgaaaaaatgtctgaaaaaaaagatctgaaaaaatgtccaaaaaaaatactgaaaaaaaagatctgaaaaatgtctgaataaaaagatctgaaaaatttctgaaaaaatgtccgaaaaaaagatctgaaaaaagtaaaaaaaagaagttctgaaaaaagtaaaaaaaaaaaaaagttctgaaaaatgtctgaaaaaaatgtccgaaaaaaaagtctgaaaaaatgtccgtaaaaaaagtctgaaaaaaaagatctgaaaaatgtctgaaaaaaaagatctgaaaaatttctgaaaaaaagatctgaaaaaatgtccgaaaaaaaagtctgaaaaaaagatctgaaaaatgtccgaaaaaaaaatctggaaaaagtctgaaaaaaaagatctgaaaaatgtctgaaaaatgtctgaaaaaaaaatcagaaaaaatttccaaaaaaaagatctaaaaaaatgtccgaaaaaagagatctgaaaaatgtctgaaaaaatgtcctaaaaaaagtctgaaaaaaaagatctgaaaaatgtcggacaaaaaaagtctgaaaaaaggaaATTTAATGAAATTCAAAGGAATCCCCTCCAAGCAACAGAGAGAATAATGAACTAAAATGGAATGTTTTGCAAGAAGCTTGTTGTTTTCTCGCCGGTCAGGCAgccatttattttcattcagtGCAATATGAAACCCAACATGCAGAGAACAGCTGggtaaataaaattaaaaatacataataatatctAATAAATCATAAAGACATCTAAATGTTTACATCAGATAAAGTATTAAAACccaatactttttctttttccttttgcaCCATTAAATCAAATAGAAATATTCTTGAGCATCATTTCTCTAAAACTTCGGGATCTTCACTAGAATTTAGAATAACATGGAGTGAAGTTGAACAAAGCTCGGCAGAACTTACTTTATAAGAGAGCTGTATTAAGTATAGGTATAAGAAGTTACTGCTCTTCCTCTTTCTAAGACGAGTATTATGACAATGAAATCATATCCATATTTCTTTCAGCATAGCTGCAGAGGAATCCAAACGAGGAGCTGCAGCTGTTCTTCAGACTGCGCGGGATGCTTCGGACTGTACACCTGTAAGCTGATCCTGGGACAGTGCCAGCTGAAGGGCCTGTCTCAACAAACAGGTAACATGTTGACCACTTTGTGGTTGTAAATAAAAACCCGGGGTTCCTCTAGATATGTACTATCGCCCACCAGAGAGCAGAGTTTGCTGTAATGATCTATTGCTGCTAAATGACAAAGTAGTGAATCAATCTGTTCCATAATCTCCTCTGATCTCAGTAACATTGGTCAGTTATGAGTTTGTTTCAACTAAATGTAGTATGCGTGTACTTTCTGTAACAGATAAGTTAAAATATATTACACAACCCCGATCTGATGAAATATTATTTCTACAAAAATATATGCCATAATTGTGTTTCAACCACATTTCAAATATGCCATATGAGGTAAAAAGGGATCTGATGAAAGAGTGGAGAGGAGTCAGTAAAGTCCTCTGTTGAAACCACAAACAAGAAAGGAGAAATGAAATAGTGAAACGGGCAAATCaaagtttctttttgtctttgcagATAAATTCCTCCAGACCCTGAGGGATTTCTAATCACCACACTGCACTTCCATGTACAATATGCAGTAAACACTCCATTATATTGTGTGTGAGTTGATTATTAACAGATATTAACAGTTAACCTGCATATATCCTCATGACTTCATATCAGAACAGATAATTTCATGTCACTTTCATCTGGATAATAAAATGACTTGATGGAACTTGTGGGACTATACAGTGtcaaatttgtattaattactttttatttgtttttagatgtgatgttttcttcagtgtatattTGACAGTTTCATCTTGTTTGATGTTGATGATTGTTTTTTCCTTACAAATGTCTAGTTAAGTATACAGTATCTGTAGTTTCATAGTCCGCCTCATCTCATATGGACCGCCCAAGAAcaccttaaaggtgcaatgtgaaCTATATGGCCACATGCACCTCTACTAATGGGTaccatttacatttacagtcatcggtaataaaaaaaataaaagccaactactaactaacagcaaGGCAAGAATACGCAAAATCCGACCAAACTGCTGAAAGTCCAAGAGCCAGTCAAAATAACATtgctatcttataatcttcacgtGTGGCGTCGGCCTGTAGTGTAGGTAGCCCACAAGAGACCCTACCTGACGagctatcctaaccttaaccattggaggtcaatgcctaaccttaaccactggaggtcaatgcctaaccttcaCTAttgaaggtcaatgcctaaccttaaccattggaggtcaatgcctataaccttaaccattggaggtcaatgcctataaccttaaccattggaggtcaatgcctataaccttaaccattggaggtcaatgcctaaccttaaccatctcgccaGAGCTTTGCAACTCGTACGTTACCTTCTGAGACCAACCTGCGGTCAGCGGTTAGCTGCAGCAATTCatatttctgccactttggacgCAAGAGCCTGCCAGAAACATTCCTGGCTAGCTCAGTAGGCCTACACACAGCTACCACACAGTCTGCCAGCTTACTTTTCAAGCAACAAGGAGCAAAAAGCAAGTTAGCGCAGAGCTGCTAACTCGAGAAGTAACAAAGGACTGGAGCGATTGGTTTCCTCCAATCTGCAATCTGGTTTTCCTCCGTCACCGACGGAACCGCCAGCTAACAAAGGAACCCCTTTTCCTCTATGGACTTGGTAATGTAACTGGCCCAACATAGCACAGCGTTAGCATAGTAACGGCACATGTCGAAGCAAGACTGTTTAACTTTAACTTCGATCAAtgtgcatttattcatttgattTAATGCTATTCACTGAGCTTTATTGTTGTGATATTATTGTAGTcaggtttatttttatttttacatatccACGTACAGTaaattatgtatgtatatagctGCCCGACAAAAAGCTCTTATTTACCCGTCCAGTCTTTAAAAAGTCTCCAGTCCAAAAACTCAAATACTGGGAAGAAAACATATCCACTGGatagtttattatatttatactatCTGTATTTAACTTTATATAATCATGAATCAAACATCCCCTTTCACAATCAGtcatgtgaaaaaaagaaaaatgataaaAGAGGAATTTGGAGGAGGAAGAAACGGGAAGAGAGATTTAGTGGTTGATCGTTGATCTCCAGAATAAAAGAGGATAAAAGTCGGAGCTCAAAGAACACAGCTCAGACCTGATGAGCTCCTGACACGCTGACTGTTGGAAACCACTCTTTCTGAAGCCATGTCCACACAAAGGTAATGTACTCCTCTCTGCTTCTAAAATGCTTGGTGACTGTCCAGCTGTTTGCTTCATTCATTCTGACTCATTCGTTTCATTGATTTTGACGTTTCAGGACAAACGTAGCTTTGCTGATTGGGACCATTGCCATCGTGTCCCTGATGAAACCGGACTGTGTGGCTGTAGAAGGAGATGAAAAGGGATTTAAACTGTGCGTCACATCGAGGCGAGCGATGAAAGACCTCTCTCATCACAATCTGACCAACGTTCCCTCCGATCTTCCCAGTGACCTGCAGTATTTGGACATTTCACACAACTCCATCCAGAGACTGAACGGAGCTCCGTTTTCTGGACTGTCCCGGCTCTGTTATCTGAAGGTAACTCACTGTGGCTTGCAGGAGATCTCTCCCAGTGTCTTCAGTCACATACCAGCACTCAAAGTTCTCAATATATCCTACAATGACTTACCTGTCGTCCCTGACATTTCATCTAAACTGCTGAAAATCCTTGATTTGGCAAACAATCTGTACAACAGCTATCAAATTCCAGCCTCATTTCAGAACCTAACGAATCTGGATGTGCTGTCATTAGGTAGCACAGCGGCTCTGTCGGTCCACTACAATGACTTTGATCCATTGACCAACGTTTCTCTGCATCACCTGGTGTTGGGAGCAGGAATTCACTGGCAAACGTATGATTCTGGTGCTCTCGCAAAACTGACGTCTCTTCAAACATTCACactttttgcatctttttgcgGAGATTCCAGCATGTTTGAGAACGTCCTCGTGGACTTGAATGTGACGAGGGCAACATCACTGAGATTCATCACTCTATTTCCAGACAACTGCAACGTGACCGACCCCTTTTTTAACAACCTGAGAACTATGCCATTTGTACAGAATCTCACCGTAGAAAACACCTGGATCAACAGCTCATTTATGGAGGTGCTTCTGAAGAACGTGTGGCTCTCCTACCTTTATGACCTCTCATTTGTCAACATCACTTATAATGAAGATACACCAGACGGGTTTCAGTTTCGCACCATTAATCACACAGTCAATCTTTGCTCAATTACCTTCAATGGTGTTAATCATTATCAATACAGGTACCCCACAATCAACATTAGTTTAGAGACCGTCTCAAATCTGACTTACTTCAAGTTCTCTGGGACCGGAATGAACATTTTACCGTGTAAACTCCTGTCTGCCCTGCCATCACTGGAGACGCTGGATCTGTCAGATAACCTCTTAACGGATTCAGGCTTCTGGTGGTATCACTGTTCGTACACCTCCGTCTTCCCCAAACTCAGGAGACTGTCTTTGAACAAGAACCGCTTCAGCAGTCTCTCCTTTATCTCTGAGAAGACGCATCAGATGAAGACATTAGAGTCTCTGGACCTCAGCTTCAACTCCATCTACTTGGACAAGGACTGCTCTTGGCCTGATCAGCTGACTGAGCTCCGCCTGGCGAACAACAACCTGGGCAACAGAGTCTTTCAATACCTGTCCATGAACTTTGAGAGGATTGACTTGTCAAAGACGGGAATAACAGCCATAACGCAGGAGGATATGTCTCGGTTTCCCAAGCTGACACACCTCCAACTCAGCTCCAACAGCATCCAGGTGATCCCTGCAGATCTCAGCTCCCTGGTTCTGCTCAGCCTCTACGTAGACCAGAACGCTATCACATCTATATCCGGGGAGGTCTTGGCAGGACTTCCCAGACTTCAGACCCTCAAAGCTGGAAGCAATCCATTCGTCTGCTCATGTGACTCCTATTGGTTCGTCTCTGTTCTCAACAAGTCTTTGCTCCCGGACTGGCCCTTAGATTATACATGCAGCACCCCGCCATCTTTTGCAGGCCTGTCTCTCTCAGAGTACAAAACCAGTGAGCTGTCATGTGAGATGTGGCTTCAAGCTGCAGTTGCTATTcctgtaataataatgatatgtgCAGTCATAGGTCTGGTCTTCTATAAATGTGACGGAGTGTGGTATACAAAGATGTTATGGGTGTGGATCAGGGTGAAGAGGAGAGGCAGGAAACGCTCCAGCAGGTTGCAGAATGCATCATATAGTTATCACGCGTTCATCTCCTACAGTCATCAGGACTCCGGCTGGGTGGACGGCCAGCTGGCGCCCTCTCTGGAAGGTGCCGGGCTTTCACTCTGCGTTCACGAGCGTGACTTCGTCCCCGGCGAGTGGATCATAGACAACATCATCAACTGTGTGGAGTCCAGCTACAAGACGCTGTTTGTCCTCTCCAAACAGTTTGTCCAGAGCGAATGGTGCAACTACGAGCTCTTCTTTGCCCAGCACAGAGCCATCAGCGTCCAGCAGGACTCTTTAGTCTTCATACTTCTGGAGCCCATTCCGACAGACTCTCTGCCCAAGAAGTTCTTGAGACTTAGAAGTTTACTGAGGCAGCAGACGTACCTCGAGTGGCCCAAGGATGAACGGAAGCAGCAGCTTTTCTGGGCAAGTCTTAAATCCATGCTGCGCATGGCAGACAAATCTATGGTTCTGAAGGACGTGGCTTTGGCCATTGCCGATACAGCACCTCTACTTACAGATCAAGTGTAAGAAGTAATATCTCAGTTCTCAGATAGCAAAAGAAGAATTATTTTAATACACTTAATGGTACTTAATCAAAATCTTGACTGACAAAACAGGAGATATTTTGTATGTGAGTTATGAAAAGTGATCATTTAAATTGAGAAATGTGGAACTCACATTTCAGATGTTTAAAACTGAATTGTAGGCATCTGTAATTAGAGGTTAACATACACGTtaagaacagaagaaacaagTTGTAAGTCTTACAGgatcttttcttaaagcatTTCAATAAGTCAACATGTAGCTGAAGATGAATATGTCTAGTCAGTCAGAGTTAAAATGGTTCTAGATATTACAGTAGGATATGTTCTCATGTATTCAGGTCGATGTTGGATGCtgtaacattaatatatatatatatatatatatatatatatatatatatatatatatatatatatatatatatctaagtGGAGTGGATTGCTGCCAAACCAAATTCTGTTGTGTTTAACATGCAATGTGAATAAATCCTcttgatctgatctgatcttgtgtttgtgtcctctgtTTTAATTGAAGTAAATGTCTCCATCTACTGTTTGTAATGAAACTCTACACCCACACACCGGCATGAAGGAATGAACTAGAACGATGTCTTCCACTCATATTTAACAcagaatattttaaattattaatgcaTTGTCCCGGGATATGCAGCACATACTAAATATAGATTAGGGTTCATCATTTAATTTGAGTACAcaatttaattatataaaagGTAAATTCATAGAAAATTAAGTTTGTATCTGCTTTATGTAAACAGGCAATGTGATTGTCAGGGTTTCATTTGAGTACATGATTTAATCATATGAAGAAACATTTATAGAAAATTATGAGCTTTGTATGGAAAAGTTTATCAAGGTGTaaactgttatatatatatatctatgtaaaTGTGGTAAATGCCATTGCTGTCAGCTCTCAGTGTGTACTGGGTCTCTACATTCTTGATATTGATATACTATAAAAGGTTTTCATACCACTTTGTATAAACAGAGTTTTAAGTTATCActaatgtatatacagtaaacgTTACTGAATCATTTATTAATACTTATAGATCACgtattagtcattttttaagaacaaCTGTTCCCATTGGCTGGTGTCTGtccttcaataaataaataaccagaCAGGGTTTTATTTCACAACCACGAATATTAGAGGCTCTAAacagaggacacaaacacaagatcagatcagatcaagATGATTTATTGTCATCGCATGTTAAACACAACAGAATTTGGTTTGGTAGCAATCCACTCCactacatacacatacatatatatatatatatatatatatacaaggaAAAGTATATAAGGCCGCAAATAATGGTTTTCTGCTGGGAAAAGACACGGCTCAGCAGGGAAAAATCTGTGGAAGCAAAAGAGGCCTTTTCACACTAAAAAGACAGAATCTTTATAAACTTGATTTGTCTAACTCAGACGGCTGAAGCCTTGTGTTAGCTTCAGCTGATGTTTGGAATACATTTTTGTCCCCCATTCAATATAGACAGGAGGAATATTTACATCAACCAACATCGACCTGAATAAATGAGAACATATCCTTTGAGTTCTTACACTTGATCTGTAAGTACAGGTGCTGTATCGGCAAAGGCCAAAGCCACGTCCTTCAGAACCATAGATTTGTCTGCCATGCGCAGCATGGATTTAAGACTTGCCCAGAAAAGCTGCTGCTTCCGTTCATCCTTGGGCCACTCGAGGTACGTCTGCTGCCTCAGTAAACTTCTAAGTCTCAAGAACTTCTTGGGCAGAGAGTCTGTCGGAATGGGCTCCAGAAGTATGAAGACTAAAGAGTCCTGCTGGACGCTGATGGCTCTGTGCTGGGCAAAGAAGAGCTCGTAGTTGCACCATTCGCTCTGGACAAACTGTTTGGAGAGGACAAACAGCGTCTTGTAGCTGGACTCCACACAGTTGATGATGTTGTCTATGATCCACTCGCCGGGGACGAAGTCACGCTCGTGAACGCAGAGTGACAACCCGGCACCTTCCAGAGAGGGCGCCAGCTGGCCGTCCACCCAGCCGGAGTCCTGATGACTGTAGGAGATGAACGCGTGATAACTATATGATGCATTCTGCAACCTGCTGGAGCGTTTCCTGCCTCTCCTCTTCACCCTGATCCACACCCATAACATCTTTGTATACCACACTCCGTCACATTTATAGAAGACCAGACCTATGACTGCACataccattattattacaggAATAGCAACTGCAGCTTGAAGCCACATCTCACATGACAGCTCACTGGTTTTGTACTCTGAGAGAGACAGGCCTGCAAAAGATGGCGGGGTGCTGCATGTATAATCTAAGGGCCAGTCCGGGAGCAAAGACTTGTTGAGAACAGAGACGAACCAATAGGAGTCACATGAGCAGACGAATGGATTGCTTCCAGCTTTGAGGGTCTGAAGTCTGGGAAGTCCTGCCAAGACCTCCCCGGATATAGATGTGATAGCGTTCTGGTCTACGTAGAGGCTGAGCAGAACCAGGGAGCTGAGATCTGCAGGGATCACCTGGATGCTGTTGGAGCTGAGTTGGAGGTGTGTCAGCTTGGGAAACCGAGACATATCCTCCTGCGTTATGGCTGTTATTCCCGTCTTTGACAAGTCAATCCTCTCAAAGTTCATGGACAGGTATTGAAAGACTCTGTTGCCCAGGTTGTTGTTCGCCAGGCGGAGCTCAGTCAGCTGATCAGGCCAAGAGCAGTCCTTGTCCAAGTAGATGGAGTTGAAGCTGAGGTCCAGAGACTCTAATGTCTTCATCTGATGCGTCTTCTCAGAGATAAAGGAGAGACGGCTGAAGCGGTTCTTGTTCAAAGACAGTCTCCTGAGTTTGGGGAAGACGGAGGTGTACGAACAGTGATACCACCAGAAGCCTGAATCCGTTAAGAGGTTATCTGACAGATCCAGCGTCTCCAGTGATGGCAGGGCAGACAGGAGTTTACACGGTAAAATGTTCATTCCGGTCCCAGAGAACTTGATATAGTTCAGATTTGAAACGGTCTCTAAACTAATGTTGATTGTGGGGTACCTGTATTGATAATGAGTAACACCATTGAAGGTAATTGAGCAAAGATTGATTGTGTGATTAATGGTGCGAAACTGAAACCCGTCTGGTGTATCTTCATTATAAGTGATGTTGACAAATGAGAGGTCATAAAGGTAGGAGAGCCACACGTTCTTCAGAAGCACCTCCATAAATGAGCTGTTGATCCAGGTGTTTTCTACGGTGAGATTCTGTACAAATGGCATAGTTCTCAGGTTGTTAAAAAAGGGGCCGGTCACGTTGCAGTTGTCTGGAAATAGAGTGATGAATCTCAGTGATGTTGCCCTCGTCACATTCAAGTCCACGAGGACGTTCTCAAACATGCTGGAATCTCcgcaaaaagatgcaaaaagtGTGAATGTTTGAAGAGACGTCAGTTTTGCGAGAGCACCAGAATCATACGTTTGCCAGTGAATTCCTGCTCCCAACACCAGGTGATGCAGAGAAACGTTGGTCAATGGATCAAAGTCATTGTAGTGGACCGACAGAGCCGCTGTGCTACCTAATGACAGCACATCCAGATTCGTTAGGTTCTGAAATGAGGCTGGAATTTGATAGCTGTTGTACAGATTGTTTGCCAAATCAAGGATTTTCAGCAGTTTAGATGAAATGTCAGGGACGACAGGTAAGTCATTGTAGGATATATTGAGAACTTTGAGTGCTGGTATGTGACTGAAGACACTGGGAGAGATCTCCTGCAGGCCACAGTGAGTTACCTTCAGATAACAGAGCCGGGACAGTCCAGAAAACGGAGCTCCGTTCAGTCTCTGGATGGAGTTGTGAGAAATGTCCAAATACTGCAGGTCACTGGGAAGATCGGAGGGAACGTTGGTCAGATTGTGATGAGAGAGGTCTTTCATCGCTCGCCTCGATGTGACGCACAGTTTAAATCCCTTTTCATCTCCTTCTACAGCCACACAGTCCGGTTTCATCAGGGACACGATGGCAATGGTCCCAATCAGCAAAGCTACGTTTGTCCTGAAACGTCAAAATCAATGAAATGAATGAGTCAGAATGAATGAAGCAAACAGCTGGACAGTCACCAAGCATTTTAGAAGCAGAGAGGAGTACATTACCTTTGTGTGGACATGGCTTCAGAAAGAGTGGTTTCCAACAGTCAGCGTGTCAGGAGCTCATCAGGTCTGAGCTGTGTTCTTTGAGCTCCGACTTTTATcctcttttattctgaaaatcacCTATCAAATATCAcatctctcttcctgtttctgtaaattcctcttttctttcttccacaTTACTGATAATTGCACAGTAGCACTATTATTACTGTATCCTCAAACGTTTCTGACTGTATTGGGAACATGTAACTGTATATCTGTAGAGGCTAAAACTACatgctactactacaactacttcCCCCGACCCTAAGTAGGATACGCGGTTACAGATAACGGATGGATAAGGCTCACCGTGTCTCATAACATCCCTGgaactcattcattcatcatcagAAGTATTTGCAGCGTGTTAAAAACCTGTGGTCACACAAGTGGTTTCAAATTGCctaaaacttttaaaatgttctcataGTGACTCCACAGTGGTTTTGTTCATTGTCTGTCCATTAGCTAAATGCATTGCCCACCCATGCACTAAAGTAAATCATGTGTGTTGTGAAATCACCCAATTAACCAGCATTATCTGCctgcagagtttttttttttaattttccgcTTAGACTGATCCAGAAATATTTTGTATGTCAGTTATGAAAAGTGATCATTTAAATTGAGAAATGTGGAACTCACATTTCAGATGTTTAAAACTGAATTGTAGGCATCTGTAATTAGAGGTTAACATACACGTTAACAACAGAAGCAACAAGTCATAAGTCTTACAGGATATTTTCTTAAAGCATTTCAATAAGTCAACATGTAGCTGAAGATGAATATGTCTAGTCAGTCAGAGTTAAAATGGTTCTAGATATTACAGGTAAtcataataaaatagaaatattcagatttcagCAGAAAACCAttatttgttctgttttgtgGCCTTATATACATTTCCttgtaaaaacatatatatgcatatatatatatgtatatatatatatctaagtGGAGTGGATTGCTGCCAAACCAAATTCTGTTGTGTTTAACATGCAATGTGAATAAATCCTcttgatctgatctgatcttgtgtttgtgtcctctgtTTTAATTGAAGTAAATGTCTCCATCTACTGTTTGTAATGAAACTCTACACCCACACACCGGCATGAAGGAATGAACTAGAACGATGTCTTCCACTCATATTTAACAcagaatattttaaattattaatgcaTTGTCCCGGGATATGCAGCATATACTAAATATAGATTAGGGTTCATCATTTAATTTGAGTACAcaatttaattatataaaagGTAAATTCATAGAAAATTAAGTTTGTATCTGCTTTATGTAAACAGGCAATGTGATTGTCAGGGTTTCATTTGAG encodes:
- the LOC119482819 gene encoding toll-like receptor 1, with protein sequence MSTQRTNVALLIGTIAIVSLMKPDCVAVEGDEKGFKLCVTSRRAMKDLSHHNLTNVPSDLPSDLQYLDISHNSIQRLNGAPFSGLSRLCYLKVTHCGLQEISPSVFSHIPALKVLNISYNDLPVVPDISSKLLKILDLANNLYNSYQIPASFQNLTNLDVLSLGSTAALSVHYNDFDPLTNVSLHHLVLGAGIHWQTYDSGALAKLTSLQTFTLFASFCGDSSMFENVLVDLNVTRATSLRFITLFPDNCNVTDPFFNNLRTMPFVQNLTVENTWINSSFMEVLLKNVWLSYLYDLSFVNITYNEDTPDGFQFRTINHTVNLCSITFNGVNHYQYRYPTINISLETVSNLTYFKFSGTGMNILPCKLLSALPSLETLDLSDNLLTDSGFWWYHCSYTSVFPKLRRLSLNKNRFSSLSFISEKTHQMKTLESLDLSFNSIYLDKDCSWPDQLTELRLANNNLGNRVFQYLSMNFERIDLSKTGITAITQEDMSRFPKLTHLQLSSNSIQVIPADLSSLVLLSLYVDQNAITSISGEVLAGLPRLQTLKAGSNPFVCSCDSYWFVSVLNKSLLPDWPLDYTCSTPPSFAGLSLSEYKTSELSCEMWLQAAVAIPVIIMICAVIGLVFYKCDGVWYTKMLWVWIRVKRRGRKRSSRLQNASYSYHAFISYSHQDSGWVDGQLAPSLEGAGLSLCVHERDFVPGEWIIDNIINCVESSYKTLFVLSKQFVQSEWCNYELFFAQHRAISVQQDSLVFILLEPIPTDSLPKKFLRLRSLLRQQTYLEWPKDERKQQLFWASLKSMLRMADKSMVLKDVALAIADTAPLLTDQV
- the LOC119482818 gene encoding toll-like receptor 1 — its product is MSTQRTNVALLIGTIAIVSLMKPDCVAVEGDEKGFKLCVTSRRAMKDLSHHNLTNVPSDLPSDLQYLDISHNSIQRLNGAPFSGLSRLCYLKVTHCGLQEISPSVFSHIPALKVLNISYNDLPVVPDISSKLLKILDLANNLYNSYQIPASFQNLTNLDVLSLGSTAALSVHYNDFDPLTNVSLHHLVLGAGIHWQTYDSGALAKLTSLQTFTLFASFCGDSSMFENVLVDLNVTRATSLRFITLFPDNCNVTGPFFNNLRTMPFVQNLTVENTWINSSFMEVLLKNVWLSYLYDLSFVNITYNEDTPDGFQFRTINHTINLCSITFNGVTHYQYRYPTINISLETVSNLNYIKFSGTGMNILPCKLLSALPSLETLDLSDNLLTDSGFWWYHCSYTSVFPKLRRLSLNKNRFSRLSFISEKTHQMKTLESLDLSFNSIYLDKDCSWPDQLTELRLANNNLGNRVFQYLSMNFERIDLSKTGITAITQEDMSRFPKLTHLQLSSNSIQVIPADLSSLVLLSLYVDQNAITSISGEVLAGLPRLQTLKAGSNPFVCSCDSYWFVSVLNKSLLPDWPLDYTCSTPPSFAGLSLSEYKTSELSCEMWLQAAVAIPVIIMVCAVIGLVFYKCDGVWYTKMLWVWIRVKRRGRKRSSRLQNASYSYHAFISYSHQDSGWVDGQLAPSLEGAGLSLCVHERDFVPGEWIIDNIINCVESSYKTLFVLSKQFVQSEWCNYELFFAQHRAISVQQDSLVFILLEPIPTDSLPKKFLRLRSLLRQQTYLEWPKDERKQQLFWASLKSMLRMADKSMVLKDVALAFADTAPVLTDQV